The Synechococcus sp. RS9916 DNA segment TTGGCTTTTGTTGCCGTGGATCGCAGCAGCGACAAGTCCTTCGTTGGTGAGCTTCTCCGCCACACGGTTGGCGCCATGTTTGGTTCTTGAGAACACCAGCACCTGCTGCCAGTCGTTCGAGCGGATCAGATGACTGAGCAGATCCGGTTTCCGCTTCATGTCACAGGGGTGCACCACCTGCTGAACCGTGCGTGCCGTCTGATTGGGCGGTGTGATCTGAATCTGAAGCGGATCATTGAGCAACCCGGTGGCCAACTTCCGGATGGATGGACTGAACGTGGCCGAGAAGAGAAGGTTTTGACGCCGCTCGGGGAGCCGCGACAACACGCGACGGATGTCGTGAATGAATCCCATGTCGAGCATGCGATCCGCTTCATCCAAAACGAGAAATTCGACCCGCTCGAAGCGAACTGCTCCCTGCTGATGCAGGTCTAGCAGGCGTCCGGGAGTCGCCACCAGCAAGTCAACTCCCTGTTGCAAGCGCTGGATCTGGGGATTGATCTTCACGCCACCAAACACCACCTCACTGCGCAAGCGCAAATGACGGCTGTAGTCCCGCGCATTGTCGAGCACCTGGGCCGCCAGCTCACGGGTCGGTGTCAACACAAGTGCTCTGATCTGCCCGCGACCTGGCCGGGCCCCATGGCTGAGCGTTTCCAGCATGGGCAGGGTGAATCCCGCCGTTTTGCCGGTGCCGGTCTGGGCCGCTGCCATCAGATCTCTACCGCTAAGAACGGCCGGGATGGCTTGTTCCTGAATGGGAGATGGGGTGCTGTAGCCCTTCTCCCGCAGTGCCTGAAGCAGAGGGGCGCTCAAGCCCAGGTCGTCGAACGTTGCTTTGGCAGTTAGGGCAGAAGAAGCAGAAGCGGTGATGGTCATCAAGCGATGACCGTTAACCCTAGGAGCTGGAGCGACCAGCTTGGATTGGGACTCTTCAGTGGCAACCGTAGAGGTGGTGCGCTTGCTGCCAGACCTCGTCAAGATCCTGATCAGAAAGCACGAGCGCCTGGGGATGCATCTGGGTCAACCAGGCACGGCGTTGGCCCCGTTGCTGCTGAGAAAAGAATTGGTCTTCCGCAGCCAGAACCCGAAATTTGAGAAACTCCAGCAGGATCGCTCGAGATCGCAGCCGCTGAGAGTCGCTGATCTCCATCAGGTCAGGACAGAGACGGTGCAGCACAGACCAGCGTTGCCGCGGTAGCAATCACGGTCCAACGAACGACTTGAGCCATCGTGATGACGAGAGTGTGTGGGTAGTTTTACCTAATAGCTTCAGGAGTGGAAGTCGTGAAGGCCACACCCGTCTGATTCAGGCACATCACCGCGATGCAACCTCAGACGCGAGGGATCGACTCCGAGTTCCACAACTCCGCCTGCAGGAAACGCATCGATCCAAGGAGCCAACACTTCAAGAACCGATGACGGCTGCCAATGCCTGGCTTTGGTTTCGGGATGGGGGTAGTAAACCAACGCAGGCCAGCTGCGCCGTTGCTCCAGATCGCGAAGGTGAACCGACCAGAAGGAGAAGGTTTCCGGTGGATGGAGGTCTGTCCAGCACAAATTGGGAAAGTGATAGTCGGGTTGCTGCAGTGACCACCAAGCCGGTGCAACGGATAGGTTCAAGGTTCCGAGCCAGTAGGCACTGAGGTCCAAACCCAGAGCTGCAAAGAATGGGGCTTGCATCGCCAAGGTGCCCTGTGGATAAGGCGACGCGCTGCGCTGAGGATCGCTATTGGCAATACCAGAGGCCACACCATGGCCGTTCACGCGCTGACAGCGGTGCCAGCACCAAGGATCCAACTCCATCAACCCTGGCGAAGTTCGTAGTGGGTGCATTGCTCGCATGGGCCATCCGGGAGCACGGCACACCGCAGCAGGGGGCTTAAGGCATTGAAGCGGCAGCTTGGATCACCAATCACCCATCCATGGCGATAGCGGTTCGCATCGGCAGGCTGCTGTTGTTGCTTGACCAGCAACACCACAGAGGCGAGCTGGTAGCGACCGGAACGGAGGGAGTAACGATGACGCCGTTGCAGCACGAAATAACTGGCCGAGCCAAGCTCGAGCCAACGCCCGGGATGGGGCGTGTCTGCAAGGTCAATGCGATCAAGCAGTCGCTCGCTACCCGACTGACGTAACTCAACAAGCATGGTCAGGCGGGTTCAGAAGCTGGAGGAATACGGGTGGAAAAGCCCCAAACCAGGAGTGCAATCACGCTGCTCAGCATTACCCATTCGGGAACATGAAGGGTGTTCAACAGCAAGGTGATCAACAGCTTGAAACCCACCAAACCAACCGCCACATAACCGGCGGTCTCAAGCCGAGGGAAAATTTCCAACCAACGAACGAACAGGCCTGATGTAAAACGCAGGGCGATCACGCCAATTAAGGCGCCTGTCACCACCAGAATCAGTTGGTCGCTGATCGCAACCGCCGTCGCCACGCTGTCGACGGAAAAGGCCAGATCCGTTAGCGCCAAGGCCAATACCGTGCGGAGCAGTGATCCAGCAGACGCCGATTCAGGGGTGCCGTCAGCGTCAATGTCATCACCGGAAGCGGCAGTTTTGGAGCGCAGATGGCCGATGAACAACCACACCAGGTAGGCACCTGCGATCAGTTGAATCGGCTTAAAAGCCAAAATCCACTGCGCCATCAGGATCAAAGCAGTCCTGAGCGCGAAGGCCAGACCAATGCCCAGGTTGAGAGCCTGACGCTCTCGCAATGGGTCTCGTTGATCACGCGCGATTGCCGCAAGGGCAATGGCGTTGTCAGCCGAAAGGATCAGCTCAAGTGCGACCAGCACGGGAAGCAAAGGCAAAAGCTCACCCCAGCGGTCGACGCCATCCAGAAGGGGAGTAAGGGATGGAAGTGCTGCTGAATCCATGGGCAGCAGCCTAGAAATAGTCAGCTCATCGCAGCGGAATGCGCACCCAGGCTCAGCTGTGCCACATCGACGCCAATCGCTGTGTGGTGCTGGTAACCGCCTATGGCGAGACGGATGTGATGGGTAGTGCTCTTGGCGAGGGGGCGACAGCAGAGCAAGCGGAAGACCGTGCTCTGCAGCGACTGAACGATCGTTTCAGCAATGCCTCCGACGGTCCAGTTCGCCTCTCCAAGGCAGAACCAGTCAAACGACTGCCAGCGAACGCACCAGAACTACCACCAGATGAGGCCCCCACACCTGAACCGTTAGAAACCCCGGAAACACCAAAACCGCAGGGAGCACCATCGACACCGGCCCCTCCAAAGGCGACCAACGATGCGATGCAAGCGGAGCTGATGATGCCATCGACCAGCGCAGAGTCATCACCTCCCAGTGAGGCCCCTACAGATCCAGAGGATTGGAGCGATGAGCTAGCGGCGGTGGACCTGGAGCTCCAACGCATCGGTTGGGACCGAGAGCAGGAACGCAGTTACTTGGAACGCGCCTTTGGCCATGGCAGTCGCCACAAGCTCACGCGCTATAGCGACTTAATCGCTTACATCAAGCGACTGAAAGCTCTGGAGCCAGGAACGTCGGTCGAAGCCGCTCCAGTGCCATTGCGCCGCGCCGATCTGATCACCCAAGGCGATCAGATGCTGCAAACGTTGCAGTGGTCTGGCGAGCAAGCCCGTAGCTTTCTCCAACAAGAGCTCGGAGCGACAAGCAGACAATCCTTAAGCGATGAACAATTGCTGACGTTCAACATGTTGCTTGAAAACCAGTTGGTCAATACGCCCGCCTAATAGGGCTTCGGGCTCGCTGTCCAAAACATGCAGGCGTTCCAGCAGATGGCGCATCCCTCAGCTGAGGGATTGCATCACAGGCAAGAAAAATCCCCGCTCTTGGCGGGGCAGAAATTTGATGTGTTGTGGTGGGGGGTGGTGATCAGTCCACGATTGCTGCCCAGACATTCCCATCTGGGTTTCTACGGGTTTCGCCAGTAGGCATCTGGTTCCGCGACTTTGTTGATCAGAGCAGAAAATTGTCCCTTCCAAGCTGCAATTGGTCTGCTGAGGTATTTAAAACCAGAGCCATTTTGTCATTACCGTCCCATATCCAAGCACCATCATTACCATCAGACAGTCTGAGATCGACGTCAACGCCAAGGCTAATCATGTCCTCCCCATCGCTGAAATCCACAATTGTGTCGTAACCGTCGCCTTTCGATAGAACAAATAAATCAGCACCTCTACCGCCGCGAACCCGGTCCGCTCCGGTACCTCCTTGCAGCAAATCACTGCCCCAACCCCCACTTAAATCATCATCGCCTTGGCCGCCATACAGCTGGTCATCGCCAGTCCATCCAATGAGTTCATCAACGCCATCACCTCCATCGAGGATGTCTTCCCCCCAGCCGCCAAAGAGGAGGTCATCACCATCGCCGCCATGGAGTTCGTTATTGCCAATTATTCCCCAAAGCCTGTCATTACCAGCACCGCCATCCAAATTGTCATTACCAGCTCCGCCATTTAAGACATCGTCACCGACTCCACCGTGTAAAACATCGTCATCGTCATCGTCTCCGCCTTTTAAGTAGTCATTGCCGGAGCCACCCTCAAGCGTGTCGTTACCAGACCCGCCTTCAAGCCTGTCATTACCAGACTGGCCTTCAAGCGTGTCATTGCCAGAACCGCCGTTTAGATAGTCATTACCTGAATTCCCGTAAAGATTGTCGTTTCCTGCTTTGCCATAAATCCGGTCGTCTCCTGAGTATCCACGAATGGTGTTATGAGAGTCGTCCCGTAAATACGGTCGTCGAAGTTCATGCCAATGCCAAAGACACGGATGGGGCGAACGCGGCGAGTCAATGCCATGAGATCAGTAGCGGTTGAGGGTCTCCCCTCGCGATGTACTCACCATCTCCCGATTCACCAGCTGATGTGATGACCTCGCTTACGACGATCTGTGATCTTGCCCATAAGTGAGTACAAGCATTAAAAAACCCCGCTCATGGCGGGGTCTGCTGGTCAGATGGCATCAATACCAACGGTTTGAACCGGGGCCGACATCAGGCTCAGAGATAAAGCGGTGAAGAGTCGGGGGCTTGAGCCGAGATGTACCAACATCAGGCTCAGAAATGTAGCCATGGAGTTTTGGACGCTGTTGACGGTAGTCAAATTTGAACCTACCAAACTTCCAGCCTCCGCTGATTGTTTGCAGTTGATCAAGTGTGAGTTTGTTTTTGCTCATTGGTTTGAGTGATGTGGTGGAGGAGTGATCCTCCGATACACACACCATCTATCAAATCCACATTTGATCCAGTGATGTCAACCAAAGGTGGCTGTGACCTTGAGCACAAAAGCCTCAATCGAACAGCAAATGTTTGCAGTGAAATGAGCCAATCCGCCTATTCACTCATGAATTCAGCTGAACACCTATGCCAAAACAAAGGGGTCCATTGGATGAGACGGCTACAGCTTCAGCCTTGGAGAATGCACATGCTCCAAGCCATCCCATTGAGAGGGGTGGCTTTTTATTGGCTGTCGATCCATCCAACAAATGGCGACATCAGGGATTGAAGGACTTAGCAGGTAACGCTGAATCACATTGCCCTTTGGTGTTTGGGAACGTCCTTGCGGAGGGCTGATCAGCCTGCAACCTGAAGCGCCAGCTCCAGAACACCAAGGCCGAACAAGAAGGTGCCCGCCAGCAGACCCAACTCTTTCTTTGAACTAGCCACAGTCAAAGCACCAGTCG contains these protein-coding regions:
- a CDS encoding DEAD/DEAH box helicase, coding for MTITASASSALTAKATFDDLGLSAPLLQALREKGYSTPSPIQEQAIPAVLSGRDLMAAAQTGTGKTAGFTLPMLETLSHGARPGRGQIRALVLTPTRELAAQVLDNARDYSRHLRLRSEVVFGGVKINPQIQRLQQGVDLLVATPGRLLDLHQQGAVRFERVEFLVLDEADRMLDMGFIHDIRRVLSRLPERRQNLLFSATFSPSIRKLATGLLNDPLQIQITPPNQTARTVQQVVHPCDMKRKPDLLSHLIRSNDWQQVLVFSRTKHGANRVAEKLTNEGLVAAAIHGNKSQGARTRALQGFKDGSVRVLVATDIAARGIDIQQLPHVVNLDLPNVAEDYVHRIGRTGRAGECGHAISLVAAEEALLLKAIERTTRESLEKVLVPGFEPTVLDAPPLDLSGGRGRRSPRGGGPTRNHHERNRGGGGSRGGSSRSASGRPKRSGRPPQR
- a CDS encoding calcium-binding protein; translation: MDSPRSPHPCLWHWHELRRPYLRDDSHNTIRGYSGDDRIYGKAGNDNLYGNSGNDYLNGGSGNDTLEGQSGNDRLEGGSGNDTLEGGSGNDYLKGGDDDDDDVLHGGVGDDVLNGGAGNDNLDGGAGNDRLWGIIGNNELHGGDGDDLLFGGWGEDILDGGDGVDELIGWTGDDQLYGGQGDDDLSGGWGSDLLQGGTGADRVRGGRGADLFVLSKGDGYDTIVDFSDGEDMISLGVDVDLRLSDGNDGAWIWDGNDKMALVLNTSADQLQLGRDNFLL
- a CDS encoding DUF6464 family protein, encoding MLVELRQSGSERLLDRIDLADTPHPGRWLELGSASYFVLQRRHRYSLRSGRYQLASVVLLVKQQQQPADANRYRHGWVIGDPSCRFNALSPLLRCAVLPDGPCEQCTHYELRQG
- a CDS encoding DUF475 domain-containing protein: MDSAALPSLTPLLDGVDRWGELLPLLPVLVALELILSADNAIALAAIARDQRDPLRERQALNLGIGLAFALRTALILMAQWILAFKPIQLIAGAYLVWLFIGHLRSKTAASGDDIDADGTPESASAGSLLRTVLALALTDLAFSVDSVATAVAISDQLILVVTGALIGVIALRFTSGLFVRWLEIFPRLETAGYVAVGLVGFKLLITLLLNTLHVPEWVMLSSVIALLVWGFSTRIPPASEPA